A region from the Kineothrix sp. IPX-CK genome encodes:
- a CDS encoding MBL fold metallo-hydrolase — MKLTFIGAAHEVTGSCHLVEANGKYILIDYGMEQGIQVYENAKLPMEEALIDYVLLTHAHVDHSGMLPGLYAKGFRGQVLATVATTDLCSIMLRDCAHIQMQEAEWKNRKAKRHSGTEPHEPIYTMADADGIIKRLVPCNYDQIIELCEGVQIRFTDVGHLLGSASIEIWMTENGSTKKIVFSGDLGNKNQPLIKDPKRTEEADYVVVESTYGDRIHSETRPDYVAELAQVLQRTFDAGGNVVIPSFAVGRTQEMLYFLRQIKAEKRLKGYPNFPVYVDSPLAVDATEIFQKNVSSCFDKEAMDLVNQGINPIRFPGLHLSITSDESKAINFDSTPKVIISASGMCEAGRIRHHLKHNLWRPECTILFVGYQANGTLGRSLVEGASEVRLFGETIEVRANISLLKGISGHADKDGLIEWIQGFKKKPAKVFVVHGESSVCDAFAEGLEREYGISSYAPYSGTCFHLLTGKLVYEASPVLLVKKKSRIVSDVFTRLTAAGTRLLAVIKKNEGGANKDLARFADQINSLCDKWDK; from the coding sequence ATGAAGCTAACATTTATCGGGGCCGCCCATGAGGTGACGGGAAGCTGTCATCTCGTGGAGGCAAACGGGAAGTATATCCTGATCGACTACGGAATGGAGCAGGGGATTCAGGTATATGAGAATGCGAAGTTACCGATGGAGGAAGCATTGATCGATTACGTACTGCTGACACATGCCCACGTCGACCACTCGGGAATGCTCCCCGGGTTGTACGCGAAAGGCTTTAGAGGACAAGTGCTGGCGACTGTGGCCACTACGGATTTATGCAGTATTATGCTGCGCGACTGCGCGCACATACAGATGCAGGAGGCGGAATGGAAGAACCGCAAGGCGAAGAGGCATTCGGGGACGGAACCTCACGAGCCCATATATACGATGGCAGATGCGGACGGAATTATCAAACGGCTGGTACCTTGTAACTATGACCAAATAATAGAATTATGTGAAGGCGTCCAAATTCGTTTTACGGATGTGGGTCACCTTTTAGGCTCGGCAAGCATCGAAATATGGATGACCGAAAACGGCAGTACGAAAAAGATTGTATTTTCCGGCGATTTGGGAAATAAGAATCAACCGCTGATCAAGGATCCGAAACGGACGGAGGAAGCGGATTATGTAGTAGTAGAATCCACCTACGGAGATAGGATACATTCCGAGACGAGGCCGGACTATGTGGCTGAGCTTGCGCAGGTTCTTCAGAGGACATTCGATGCGGGCGGAAATGTAGTTATACCCTCCTTTGCGGTGGGAAGAACGCAGGAGATGCTTTATTTTCTGCGGCAGATAAAGGCGGAAAAGCGTTTAAAAGGATATCCGAATTTCCCGGTTTATGTGGACAGCCCATTGGCCGTGGATGCTACGGAGATTTTCCAGAAGAATGTAAGCAGTTGTTTCGATAAAGAAGCGATGGATTTAGTCAATCAGGGAATCAACCCGATACGCTTTCCGGGCCTGCATCTGTCAATAACAAGCGACGAATCTAAGGCGATTAACTTTGACAGTACGCCGAAGGTCATTATATCGGCATCCGGAATGTGTGAAGCCGGAAGAATAAGGCACCATTTGAAGCACAATCTCTGGCGGCCTGAGTGTACCATATTGTTCGTAGGGTATCAGGCGAACGGAACGCTTGGAAGGTCATTAGTGGAAGGAGCCAGTGAGGTGCGGCTTTTCGGAGAGACGATTGAGGTTCGCGCGAATATCAGCTTGCTAAAGGGTATCAGCGGACATGCAGATAAGGATGGACTGATTGAGTGGATACAAGGCTTTAAGAAAAAGCCGGCTAAAGTATTTGTTGTGCACGGAGAAAGCAGCGTTTGCGATGCTTTTGCAGAAGGTCTGGAAAGGGAGTATGGAATTTCTTCCTATGCCCCTTACAGCGGCACATGTTTTCACCTCCTCACGGGCAAATTAGTTTATGAGGCTTCGCCGGTACTTTTAGTTAAGAAGAAGTCGCGCATTGTTTCTGACGTATTTACACGTCTTACGGCGGCAGGTACACGCCTGCTTGCCGTAATTAAAAAGAATGAGGGCGGCGCGAATAAGGATCTGGCACGCTTTGCGGACCAGATTAATTCGCTGTGCGATAAATGGGATAAATAG
- a CDS encoding ABC transporter ATP-binding protein codes for MNNRQYKTNELLKRFIPYFKPYKKTLFTDLFCAALTTVCELVLPLIMRYITNEGLYNLAALSVGTIGRLGLLYLVLRILDCIAAYYMANVGHVMGAKIETDMRRDAYIHLQKLSDTYYNNTKVGQIMGRITNDLFDVTEFAHHCPEEFFIAAIKIVTSFIILAGINVPLTLIIFIFVPLMIAVCMPLNFRMRGAFSKQRYQIGELNARIEDSLLGQRVVKAFTGEDTENDKFAKDNEDFLDIKRKMYRYMATFQTSTRMFDGIMYLAVVVAGGIFLVSGLIVAGDLVAYMLYVTTMIATIRRIIEFAEQFQRGMTGIERFLQIMDADIEIFDEPDAKELIQTEGNIVFENVSFEYPDDHNIVFENLNLQIANGEKVAIVGPSGGGKTTLCNLIPRFYDVTGGRISIDGEDVKNFTLRSLRKNIGIVQQDVYLFSGTIFENIVYGRQGAEKEEVIEAAKKAGAHEFIMGLKDGYDTYVGERGVKLSGGQKQRISIARVFLKNPPIIILDEATSALDNESEFAVAQSLSRLSEGRTTLTIAHRLSSIRNSDRILVLTEAGIVEEGNHDALLENKGIYYQFYTMANELK; via the coding sequence ATGAATAACAGACAATATAAGACAAACGAATTGCTAAAGAGATTTATTCCTTATTTTAAACCCTACAAAAAAACGCTTTTTACGGATTTGTTTTGCGCAGCACTGACTACGGTATGCGAGTTGGTGCTGCCGCTCATCATGAGGTATATTACCAATGAGGGCTTGTACAATTTGGCCGCTCTGTCGGTGGGGACGATTGGCAGACTGGGACTTTTGTACCTGGTTCTTCGCATCCTGGACTGCATTGCCGCTTATTACATGGCTAACGTGGGTCATGTGATGGGGGCTAAAATAGAGACGGACATGCGAAGGGACGCCTATATTCATCTACAGAAGCTGTCCGATACCTACTATAATAATACGAAGGTTGGACAGATTATGGGAAGGATTACCAACGACCTGTTCGACGTGACGGAATTTGCCCATCATTGTCCGGAAGAATTCTTCATTGCGGCGATTAAGATAGTTACCTCCTTTATCATACTGGCGGGAATCAACGTACCGCTGACGCTTATTATTTTTATTTTTGTCCCGCTCATGATTGCTGTGTGTATGCCCTTGAATTTCAGGATGAGAGGTGCTTTCAGCAAGCAGAGGTACCAGATCGGAGAGCTGAACGCGAGAATTGAGGACAGTTTGCTTGGTCAGAGGGTAGTGAAGGCTTTTACCGGTGAGGATACCGAAAACGATAAGTTTGCCAAAGACAATGAGGATTTTCTCGATATTAAAAGGAAAATGTACCGCTATATGGCGACCTTTCAGACATCTACGAGAATGTTCGATGGAATCATGTACCTTGCGGTGGTGGTGGCCGGAGGCATTTTTCTGGTGAGTGGGCTGATCGTAGCGGGTGATCTGGTAGCGTACATGCTTTATGTAACGACGATGATAGCGACCATAAGGCGCATCATCGAATTCGCAGAGCAGTTTCAAAGGGGTATGACAGGCATCGAACGGTTTTTGCAGATTATGGATGCGGATATCGAGATTTTCGACGAACCGGATGCGAAGGAACTGATACAAACGGAGGGAAATATCGTTTTTGAAAATGTGAGCTTCGAATATCCCGATGACCACAACATTGTCTTCGAGAATTTGAATCTTCAAATAGCAAACGGAGAGAAGGTAGCTATTGTAGGTCCCTCGGGGGGAGGAAAGACCACACTTTGCAACCTGATTCCTCGTTTTTATGATGTGACAGGCGGCAGGATATCTATAGACGGAGAGGATGTCAAGAACTTTACATTAAGAAGTCTGAGGAAAAATATAGGGATTGTGCAGCAGGATGTATATCTTTTTTCGGGAACAATATTCGAGAACATTGTATATGGAAGGCAGGGAGCCGAAAAGGAGGAAGTGATAGAGGCCGCGAAGAAGGCCGGTGCGCATGAGTTTATCATGGGGCTTAAGGACGGCTATGATACCTACGTAGGCGAGAGGGGAGTGAAGCTTTCGGGAGGACAGAAACAGAGAATCAGCATCGCCAGAGTATTTTTAAAAAATCCTCCGATCATCATTCTGGATGAGGCCACATCAGCGCTGGATAATGAAAGCGAATTTGCTGTTGCACAGTCACTTTCACGGCTTTCAGAGGGAAGAACCACCCTTACCATAGCTCATAGGCTTTCCAGTATACGTAATTCCGACAGGATACTTGTGCTGACCGAAGCTGGAATCGTGGAAGAAGGAAACCACGATGCGTTGTTGGAAAATAAGGGGATTTATTATCAGTTCTACACGATGGCCAACGAATTGAAATAG
- a CDS encoding branched-chain amino acid aminotransferase codes for MEKKNLDWANIDFGYIETDKRYVSNYKGGAWDAGVLTEDSMVTISECAGVLQYAQTIFEGMKAYTTEDGRIVTFRPDLNAERMEDSAKRLEMPVFPQERFIDAVVQTVAANKAYVPPFGSGATLYLRPYMFGSNAVIGVKPACEYQFRVFATPVGPYFKGGVKPLTICVSDFDRAAPNGTGHIKAGLNYAMSLHAIVSAHKNGFDENMYLDAATKTKVEETGGANFLFVTKDNKVVTPKSDSILPSITRRSLMYVAKEYLGLEVEEREVYLEEVKDFSECGLCGTAAVISPVGKIVDHGKEICLPSGMSDMGPVTKKLFETLTGIQMGKIEAPEGWLVEIE; via the coding sequence ATGGAAAAGAAAAATCTGGATTGGGCAAACATTGATTTTGGTTATATTGAGACAGATAAAAGATATGTCTCCAATTACAAGGGCGGAGCATGGGATGCCGGCGTCCTGACAGAAGATTCCATGGTCACCATCAGCGAATGTGCAGGTGTATTGCAGTATGCGCAGACGATATTTGAAGGAATGAAGGCATATACCACGGAGGACGGACGCATTGTTACTTTCCGTCCCGATTTGAACGCGGAGCGTATGGAGGATTCGGCAAAGAGATTGGAAATGCCTGTTTTCCCGCAGGAGCGTTTTATTGATGCGGTTGTGCAGACCGTTGCGGCGAATAAAGCATACGTTCCTCCTTTTGGTTCGGGAGCGACATTATATTTAAGACCTTATATGTTCGGAAGCAATGCGGTAATCGGGGTAAAGCCGGCATGTGAATATCAGTTCAGAGTGTTCGCTACTCCGGTAGGACCTTATTTTAAAGGCGGGGTGAAGCCTCTGACCATCTGTGTCAGCGATTTTGACCGTGCGGCACCCAACGGCACGGGACATATCAAGGCGGGGCTCAACTATGCAATGAGCCTTCATGCTATCGTATCCGCCCATAAGAACGGATTCGATGAAAATATGTATCTGGATGCGGCTACAAAGACGAAAGTGGAAGAGACCGGCGGCGCCAATTTCCTGTTCGTTACGAAGGATAACAAGGTGGTAACGCCCAAATCTGACAGCATTCTGCCTTCTATTACAAGGCGTTCCCTCATGTATGTGGCGAAGGAATATCTGGGATTGGAAGTGGAAGAGCGGGAGGTTTATCTGGAGGAAGTGAAGGATTTCTCGGAGTGCGGACTTTGCGGCACTGCGGCGGTTATTTCTCCGGTAGGAAAAATCGTGGATCACGGCAAAGAAATCTGCCTGCCCAGCGGCATGAGCGATATGGGACCCGTTACGAAGAAGCTGTTTGAAACCTTGACGGGAATCCAGATGGGTAAGATCGAGGCACCTGAGGGGTGGCTCGTAGAGATAGAGTAA
- a CDS encoding transposase, which produces MKREILSFSNKISRKLSKPDKKFTSDMTYGMLASGSCLLTDIADQLHEDSKKVNSVERLTRHLNKGTSKQALLSYLQTVRKWVPDDPVIHIDDSDVIKPDGYKFEALGMVRDGSKSTKTKNVYEKGYHVTEACVMTKDNHPVSIYSKIHSSKEKTFTSVNSVTFDAMERGKAMFGKATFVMDRGYDDNKMFLKLDELKQDYVIRLTAKRKLLFHNKWVAATELRNRRKGKITTPVFYKGKKREAYLSHVKVQITASRKDIFLVLVYGITEYPMMLATNKELKSRDDVIRIARLYFSRWRIEEYFRCKKQVFQFENFRVRKLKAINALNFYITMCMAFLALVSMKAETNALKVSIIQTAAPIKEKVQFCYYRLAKGISGILSYAKEGVRLWFRTKRPAYRQLCFKLIA; this is translated from the coding sequence TTGAAACGTGAAATTTTATCTTTTTCAAACAAAATATCCCGTAAGCTTTCCAAACCGGACAAAAAGTTTACTTCGGACATGACCTATGGCATGTTAGCTTCTGGTAGTTGTCTTCTGACTGATATTGCAGATCAACTTCACGAAGACTCTAAAAAGGTCAACAGTGTTGAGCGCCTTACCAGACATTTAAATAAAGGGACTTCCAAACAAGCCTTACTTTCTTATCTTCAAACTGTTCGTAAATGGGTGCCCGATGATCCGGTAATCCATATCGATGACAGTGACGTCATCAAGCCTGACGGATATAAGTTTGAGGCTCTTGGTATGGTAAGGGATGGTTCCAAAAGTACTAAAACAAAAAATGTCTACGAGAAAGGCTACCATGTAACAGAGGCCTGTGTCATGACAAAAGACAATCATCCTGTCAGCATTTACTCCAAAATCCATTCTTCAAAAGAAAAGACCTTCACCTCTGTCAATAGCGTTACCTTCGATGCCATGGAGCGTGGAAAAGCAATGTTTGGAAAAGCTACTTTTGTTATGGACCGGGGCTATGATGATAATAAGATGTTCCTTAAGCTTGATGAATTAAAACAGGACTATGTGATTCGGCTTACTGCTAAAAGAAAGCTCCTTTTCCATAACAAATGGGTAGCTGCCACAGAACTTCGAAATCGTCGGAAAGGTAAAATCACGACACCTGTATTCTATAAAGGTAAAAAACGGGAGGCTTATCTATCCCATGTGAAGGTTCAGATCACCGCATCCAGAAAAGACATTTTTCTGGTTCTTGTCTATGGCATCACAGAGTATCCGATGATGCTCGCAACGAACAAAGAATTAAAATCCAGAGATGATGTAATCCGGATTGCAAGACTTTATTTCTCCCGCTGGCGCATCGAGGAATATTTCCGCTGCAAGAAACAGGTCTTCCAGTTCGAAAACTTCCGAGTTCGGAAACTGAAAGCAATCAATGCTCTAAATTTTTACATTACCATGTGTATGGCATTTCTTGCGCTGGTTTCAATGAAAGCAGAAACAAATGCCCTAAAAGTTTCAATCATACAGACAGCAGCTCCTATAAAGGAAAAAGTTCAATTCTGCTATTACCGATTAGCGAAAGGTATCTCTGGTATACTGTCGTATGCAAAAGAAGGTGTCAGGCTTTGGTTCAGAACAAAACGTCCTGCATACCGTCAACTTTGCTTTAAGCTGATCGCATAA
- a CDS encoding dihydrofolate reductase, which translates to MNLIVAVDSNWAIGNQKELLIRIPNDHKHFREETTGKVVVLGRKTLDTFPQGMPLKNRINIIISSNPDYTVKDAVVVHDLEELLEELKKYRSEDIYIIGGESVYRQMLPYCDVAHVTKIDHSYTADAYFPNLDELPEWKITADSDEQTYFDIAYQFVKYEKR; encoded by the coding sequence GTGAATTTGATAGTTGCGGTAGACAGTAACTGGGCAATAGGCAATCAAAAGGAATTATTGATTAGGATTCCCAACGACCACAAGCATTTTCGCGAAGAGACGACGGGCAAGGTGGTAGTGTTAGGCAGGAAGACTCTGGATACTTTTCCTCAGGGGATGCCGCTTAAGAACCGGATCAATATTATTATATCGTCCAATCCCGACTATACGGTGAAAGACGCCGTGGTAGTGCACGATTTGGAGGAGCTTTTAGAGGAGCTTAAAAAATATAGGAGTGAGGATATCTATATCATCGGCGGCGAAAGCGTTTACCGGCAGATGCTTCCTTACTGCGATGTAGCGCATGTGACCAAAATCGACCATAGTTATACGGCAGACGCTTATTTTCCTAATCTGGATGAGCTGCCGGAGTGGAAGATTACGGCGGACAGTGACGAGCAGACATATTTCGATATTGCATATCAATTCGTTAAATACGAAAAAAGATAA
- a CDS encoding cation-translocating P-type ATPase yields the protein MYENKSIRETGQILKSDTERGLDGAEAASRLSQYGKNKLKEKKEKTKIALFLEQLNDPLIFILFVATAVSMLLGEMGDAAIIITVIVVNAFVGVVQEGKARKAIEALKKLTSPHAIVKRNGKQKEIVAEDLVPGDIVCLEAGRQVPADLRLTKTMSLKIEESALTGESVPVDKDAGYLAGGKASVNECRNMAFMSTNVTYGRGEGIIVETGMGTQIGHIADMISEAKEEMTPLQKRLGDLGKVLSAVAVFVCGFLFLVAVLQKRDVGDMLLTAISLAVAAVPEGLPAIVTIVLALSVSRMVKVNTIIRRLPSVETLGAVNVVCSDKTGTLTQNKMTVKKCYVDSRISPSDVLNENRYRELFLGCVLCNDGNISGGERIGDPTELALLDLAKRYGVTRESAEASYPRIDEKAFDSNRKMMTTLHKGVDGKVSYTKGSTEEMLKRCKYMQSHGKKIPMTDSGKRDIMQAVGQMAAEALRVLAIAMREGAPDAEERELTFIGLVGMMDPARPEAAEAVEAFKEAGVDTVMITGDHIDTAFAIARELGIAFRREECLSGSELELLTEEEFEEKAEHIKVYARVSPEHKVKIVDALKKKGKIVAMTGDGVNDAPSLKCADIGIAMGMNGTDVAKNASDMVLTDDNFATIRKAIEEGRGIYENIRKAILFLLSSNFGEIITMLAAILVGLPSPLKASHILWINLITDSLPALALGVDENDGKELMKQRPRKSEENLFARGGLACTLCYGVVIATISITAFLQVPYGELLRQGLPVSLHSIESMLKLPELLNKAQTHAFTVLGMSQLFHAIGMRDVNKSVFRMNHFSNSYMIFACAVGIGLQVLVTEIPYFVGLFGTTRLSLAEWGCLAALSCTPLLVHELLIIGGIADRRPSPAAEPALRV from the coding sequence ATGTATGAGAATAAGTCGATTCGGGAGACCGGGCAAATACTGAAAAGTGATACGGAAAGAGGATTAGACGGCGCGGAAGCCGCAAGCAGGCTTTCGCAGTACGGGAAGAACAAGCTAAAGGAGAAAAAAGAAAAGACGAAAATAGCACTGTTTTTGGAACAGCTGAACGATCCTCTCATTTTTATTCTGTTTGTTGCCACAGCGGTTTCCATGCTCTTAGGGGAGATGGGCGATGCGGCAATTATTATCACGGTCATTGTGGTGAACGCTTTTGTGGGTGTGGTTCAGGAGGGTAAGGCGAGAAAAGCGATTGAAGCCCTGAAGAAGCTGACGAGCCCCCATGCTATCGTGAAGCGAAACGGGAAACAGAAAGAAATTGTGGCGGAGGACTTGGTACCGGGAGACATTGTTTGTCTGGAAGCAGGCAGGCAGGTGCCTGCGGATCTGAGACTGACGAAAACTATGAGCTTAAAAATCGAGGAGTCAGCTCTCACGGGGGAATCGGTACCGGTGGATAAGGATGCCGGATATTTGGCAGGAGGTAAGGCTAGCGTAAACGAGTGTAGAAATATGGCATTTATGTCAACCAATGTGACCTACGGACGAGGTGAGGGAATAATAGTGGAAACCGGTATGGGTACGCAAATAGGACACATTGCCGATATGATCAGCGAAGCAAAGGAGGAGATGACCCCTCTCCAGAAGCGTCTGGGGGACTTGGGAAAAGTACTCAGTGCGGTGGCGGTGTTTGTCTGCGGATTTTTGTTCCTCGTAGCGGTTTTGCAGAAGAGAGATGTGGGAGATATGCTGCTTACGGCGATTTCCCTGGCGGTAGCCGCTGTTCCCGAGGGGCTTCCGGCTATCGTGACCATAGTCCTCGCCCTCAGCGTATCAAGGATGGTAAAGGTAAATACAATTATCCGGCGTCTTCCCTCGGTGGAAACGTTGGGAGCAGTAAACGTGGTTTGCTCCGATAAAACAGGAACTCTTACCCAGAATAAAATGACTGTGAAAAAATGTTATGTGGATTCCAGAATATCGCCCTCCGATGTTTTGAACGAAAATAGATACCGAGAGCTGTTTCTGGGCTGTGTGCTTTGCAATGACGGAAATATTTCCGGCGGGGAAAGGATCGGTGACCCTACGGAGCTGGCCCTTCTCGATCTGGCCAAGCGATATGGAGTCACCAGGGAAAGCGCCGAAGCGTCCTATCCGAGAATCGATGAAAAGGCGTTCGATTCCAACAGAAAAATGATGACCACCCTCCATAAGGGTGTAGATGGAAAAGTGTCCTATACCAAAGGAAGTACCGAAGAAATGCTAAAACGCTGCAAGTATATGCAATCCCACGGTAAGAAGATACCCATGACCGATTCAGGTAAGAGAGACATTATGCAGGCAGTGGGGCAGATGGCGGCGGAGGCCTTACGCGTGCTGGCGATAGCTATGCGGGAGGGGGCACCGGATGCGGAGGAGAGAGAACTCACCTTTATTGGCCTGGTGGGGATGATGGACCCGGCAAGACCGGAGGCGGCAGAGGCAGTGGAAGCTTTCAAGGAGGCTGGGGTTGATACGGTGATGATTACGGGGGATCATATCGATACCGCGTTCGCCATAGCGAGGGAGCTGGGAATTGCTTTCCGTCGGGAGGAATGTTTAAGCGGCAGCGAACTGGAGCTTCTTACGGAGGAGGAATTCGAAGAAAAAGCGGAGCATATTAAAGTTTATGCGCGGGTATCGCCTGAGCATAAGGTGAAAATAGTAGATGCGCTGAAGAAAAAGGGAAAAATAGTGGCAATGACGGGAGACGGCGTAAACGATGCCCCTTCCCTGAAATGTGCGGACATAGGAATTGCTATGGGAATGAACGGCACGGATGTGGCGAAAAATGCTTCGGATATGGTGCTGACCGACGATAATTTCGCGACGATCCGAAAGGCTATCGAAGAGGGAAGGGGAATCTATGAGAATATTCGTAAGGCGATCCTCTTTCTGCTTTCCTCCAACTTCGGAGAAATTATTACGATGCTTGCCGCGATTCTTGTAGGTCTTCCTTCTCCCCTGAAGGCCAGCCATATCCTTTGGATCAATCTGATTACGGACTCCCTTCCGGCGCTGGCACTGGGAGTGGATGAGAACGACGGAAAAGAACTTATGAAGCAAAGACCTCGAAAAAGCGAGGAAAATCTTTTTGCCAGGGGAGGGCTTGCCTGCACGCTTTGCTATGGAGTGGTCATAGCGACGATAAGTATTACGGCGTTTCTGCAGGTGCCATATGGGGAACTGCTCAGGCAGGGGCTGCCTGTCAGTCTGCACAGTATAGAATCGATGCTGAAGCTGCCCGAGCTATTAAACAAAGCGCAGACCCATGCCTTTACCGTACTTGGGATGAGCCAGCTATTCCACGCCATAGGTATGCGGGACGTGAATAAGTCGGTATTTCGCATGAATCATTTTTCCAACAGCTATATGATATTTGCGTGTGCGGTTGGCATTGGTTTACAGGTCCTCGTAACGGAAATTCCTTATTTTGTCGGGCTGTTTGGAACGACGAGGCTGTCTCTGGCGGAATGGGGCTGCCTGGCGGCATTGTCGTGTACACCCCTTTTGGTGCATGAGCTTCTGATCATAGGCGGAATTGCAGACAGGAGGCCATCCCCTGCGGCCGAACCCGCCCTGAGGGTTTGA
- a CDS encoding ferritin-like domain-containing protein: protein MSNNFTCNISVNLPYPEIQPESQNPQYALAMLSNVGSSNSEMTAVSLYFYNSVILDPLYVNFAKCFHEISIVEMHHLNIFADLAFKMGADPRLWSVQNRRKAYWTPAFNQYPREIRSIIVNSIKGEEAAIRKYRSQTSVIRDANIKSILERIILDEERHIEIFNNMLSLIS, encoded by the coding sequence ATGAGTAATAATTTTACCTGTAATATTTCTGTAAACCTACCATATCCTGAAATTCAACCTGAAAGTCAGAATCCCCAATATGCTCTAGCCATGCTAAGCAACGTAGGCAGCAGCAATTCGGAAATGACTGCTGTGAGTCTGTATTTTTATAACAGCGTCATACTCGATCCGCTTTATGTTAATTTCGCCAAATGCTTTCATGAAATCAGTATTGTGGAAATGCACCATTTGAATATTTTTGCGGATCTCGCATTTAAGATGGGAGCCGATCCGCGCCTATGGAGTGTGCAAAACCGGAGAAAAGCCTATTGGACACCCGCATTCAACCAGTACCCGCGGGAAATACGCAGTATTATTGTAAACTCTATCAAGGGAGAGGAAGCGGCCATCCGGAAATACAGAAGTCAGACAAGTGTAATCCGAGACGCCAACATTAAAAGTATTTTGGAGCGCATTATCCTTGATGAAGAGCGGCATATTGAAATTTTCAATAATATGCTGAGTCTTATTTCCTAA
- a CDS encoding SDR family NAD(P)-dependent oxidoreductase produces MLPRRTCVIVGGAKGEGSLLAEKYAGQGYIIAFMDIDKEAGRSLKEKIEHGHGGNVFFFHGDANSEEDLELFAGAVIGQYKKIDCLYYRKDIAEGADQIEELMSRNLKKGGTIEAYH; encoded by the coding sequence ATGCTTCCTAGAAGAACATGTGTGATTGTGGGCGGTGCTAAGGGTGAAGGGAGCCTTCTTGCGGAAAAATATGCAGGACAAGGATATATCATCGCTTTTATGGACATTGACAAAGAAGCAGGCCGTTCACTGAAAGAAAAAATTGAACATGGGCATGGAGGAAATGTGTTTTTCTTCCATGGAGATGCAAACAGCGAGGAAGATTTAGAATTGTTTGCGGGTGCCGTTATCGGGCAGTACAAAAAGATAGACTGTCTGTACTATCGAAAGGATATTGCCGAAGGAGCGGACCAAATTGAAGAGTTGATGAGCCGTAATTTAAAAAAGGGAGGAACCATAGAGGCTTATCACTGA
- the thyA gene encoding thymidylate synthase yields the protein MSLADKVFIDMCKDILENGTSTEGEKVRPRWEDGTPAYTVKKFGVVNRYDLSKEFPILTLRKTALKSATDELLWIWQKKSNNVKDLHSHIWDEWADKDGSIGKAYGYQMGVKHQYKEGMMDQIDRVIYDLKNNPFSRRIMTNIYVHQDLHEMNLYPCAYSMTFNVTQKKGADKLTLNAVLNQRSQDVLAANNWNVVQYAVLVHMLAQVCDMAVGELVHVIADAHIYDRHIPIIEELISRQPYDAPVFTLNPDIKDFYEFTRNDVKLENYVTGPQVENIPIAI from the coding sequence ATGAGTCTGGCAGATAAAGTATTTATTGATATGTGTAAGGATATATTGGAAAACGGAACGAGCACGGAAGGCGAAAAAGTCCGTCCCCGTTGGGAGGATGGAACTCCGGCGTATACCGTGAAGAAATTCGGCGTGGTGAATCGTTATGATTTATCGAAAGAATTTCCGATTCTGACACTTCGTAAGACTGCGTTAAAGAGCGCTACGGACGAATTACTCTGGATTTGGCAGAAAAAGTCGAACAATGTGAAGGATCTGCATAGTCATATATGGGATGAGTGGGCGGATAAAGACGGCTCAATAGGAAAGGCTTATGGCTATCAGATGGGCGTGAAGCATCAATATAAAGAAGGGATGATGGATCAGATAGACAGGGTTATTTATGATTTGAAGAACAATCCCTTCAGCCGCAGGATTATGACCAATATCTATGTGCATCAGGATTTGCACGAGATGAATCTATATCCCTGCGCTTATAGCATGACCTTCAATGTGACGCAGAAAAAGGGAGCGGACAAGCTGACCTTGAATGCGGTCCTCAATCAGCGGTCTCAGGATGTGCTGGCGGCGAATAACTGGAATGTAGTGCAGTATGCGGTGTTAGTTCATATGCTGGCGCAGGTGTGCGATATGGCGGTGGGAGAACTCGTTCATGTCATCGCAGATGCCCACATTTATGATAGGCACATACCGATTATTGAGGAGCTGATAAGCAGGCAGCCTTATGATGCGCCCGTTTTTACACTGAACCCCGATATTAAGGACTTTTATGAGTTCACGAGAAACGATGTGAAATTGGAGAATTATGTGACGGGACCGCAGGTGGAAAATATACCGATAGCGATTTAG